The genomic interval GGCGACCGTCTGCCGCGCGGCTTCAGCATTCTGGTCACGATCTCGGGCGAGGGCATGATCTCGGGCGAGCACGACGCGGTGCCCACCCGCCGTGGCGACACCCTGCTGGTCCCGTACGCCGCGGGTCCGCTCTACCCGGAGGGCAAGCTCGAGGTGATCCGCCTGTCCGCTTGACCCCCTCTCGTAAGTTCCGTGGTGTTCCGGTATAAAAGGATCTTCACGGACGGGGGACGGACATGCCGAGTGCGCCGGAGGCGGCTGACGGCGCGCTGATCGAGTGCGAGAGCCTGGTCCGCATCTATCAGACCGGGCCGGTCGAGGTGCAGGCTCTGCAGGGCCTCGACCTGGTGGTCGAGCGGGGCGAGATGGTCGCCGTCGTCGGCGCTTCCGGCTCGGGCAAGTCGACCCTGCTGTCGATCCTGGCCGGCACCGACGCCCCCACCGCCGGCCGGGCCCGGGTCGGCCGCTGGGACCTGCTGGCGATGTCGCGGGCCGACCGGGTGCGCTACCGGCGGCACACCGTCGGCTTCGTCCGGCAGCAGACGGCCAGCAACCTGATCTCCTATCTGAGCGCCGAGCAGATGGTCGACCTGCCGATGGCGGTGGCCGGCGTCCCCGCCCGTGAACGCCGCGAGCGCAGCGGGGAACTGCTCGAGGCGCTGGGGGTCGGCGACTGCGCCAAACGCCGGCCCGGCCAGCTCTCCGGTGGGCAGCAGCAGCGGGTCGCCAT from Paractinoplanes brasiliensis carries:
- a CDS encoding ABC transporter ATP-binding protein, producing the protein MPSAPEAADGALIECESLVRIYQTGPVEVQALQGLDLVVERGEMVAVVGASGSGKSTLLSILAGTDAPTAGRARVGRWDLLAMSRADRVRYRRHTVGFVRQQTASNLISYLSAEQMVDLPMAVAGVPARERRERSGELLEALGVGDCAKRRPGQLSGGQQQRVAIAVAMANRPQVLLADEPTGELDTATSAEVFGGLRDVNRDLGVTVVVVTHDPAVSGQVERTVAIRDGRTSSEVLRRTTTADDGGTHVIAEEYAVMDRAGRIQVPRDYREALALTRRVRLALEPDHITIRPDA